Below is a genomic region from Taeniopygia guttata chromosome 7, bTaeGut7.mat, whole genome shotgun sequence.
GGACAAACATGAAAGATTATgagatgcttttaaaatagtCTTGCCACCTCTTAGATTGTTAAGGATAAACTCCATAGCTCTCCTGTTTTACTTGGTGTCATTGctcaaagttaaaaaaatattttttaaaaaagcctaTGAAATCTGTTTGCAGCTTGACTTTGCACTTAGAAGTGTTTAGAAGTGTGCCACTGAACAACTACAGCCAAGGGGAGGAACTCCATTATTGTCCAAGGACAGCTGAAAGATGAACTGAAATGCTGGTATTCCAGAACAGGTTCCCAGCAAGGGCAGCAAATAACAGCAGATGATCATACAAAAGGCAGAGGTACCAAGTGGCCATAATCAAAGAACAGCTTTTATTGGCCAAAATAACCAAGAAACCATGTTCTTCcaataaacaaaacaaccccGTAACTCAGTGGTAAATCTTCTCTAAGAAACCGAAATGCTAACAAACCCCGCAGAAACTTGACCATTCCCATTCATCCTCTGAAGtattcctcctcctcctaaGTTAGCTGTTCTCCTTAACCCTCCTGCACCACCAGGAGTAGGAGAATGGCAAAACTCAAAGTCATTTAGGAGAAGAGAATGAACACATGGGGAGGTATGACTCTGTCCACTTCCACACGTCAAAGAGGCTGTTGGTGTTTGCAAACATGTTACATACTTACCTGAAAGCAGCAACTTCCCTGTTTCTGGATATACAAACATTTTACTACACCAACTATAGTTTcgtggtgtttttttgtttttaatcccATGATACAGGTACAGCTGTGGCCTGTACAGGTTATTACAACTCAGACACCACCTGCAGTTTGTCAGTTTACACTTCTCTATTCAGAAAACTTGGAagttaaaaaaacataaaaattggTTACACTGAGTTCTCAAGGCAAATCATCATTTAAAACACTGCATTTACTCATGCCAGTAAAACAAATACCAGACAGAGAAAGTGGGTGCCTAAGAAAACCTTGCTCTCCCCAGTAACTGAAATATtggtggaaagaaaaaaaaatatgagagagagagaggagaaaagagatATGCTGGGGTGCAAGACACCAGTTCCAATAGGAATTCTCAGAAGTATTTTCACCAATTTCTCAATTACAGGGGGTACGTTAACAGAAACTATTAAAAAAGAGATCTGGTTCATAAACAGTTATGCAAATGTGTTCAACTTACATAGATGAaaatttaagaaacaaaaaggaaaaaaaatgtatcttaaAAAAAGGCCAGTATTTATACACTGTGTTTCTTAGAAGATCTCATATGTCAGTActgagctgtgtgctgtgcacACACCTCTGAGGGTACGTGAGCAGAGACAGCCACAGCACTTCCCTGACAGCAGGGAAGCAACACTTACAGAACTAATGGGAATCTCAGCTCATGGGAGTTCCTGACTTCTattgctgctgtgcagagaaTGGCACCGTGTGTTTGACAGAGGAATTCCACTGGAAACAGTCTCCTGTCCTAATCTAGACATGATTTTACAAAACATCTAACATCTGTACTACACCTTTTATAAGAAAATAGAGAGCAGCGTTGAGCTGCAGTTCTTCTAAACTACTGTAGGAAGGCTTCTCTAGGTACTTCCTAAATTGGCAACCATCTGAGGTAATCGATGATGCTGTTCCAAGGAGCATCCTTCCCTTCACTTCTCCCCGCCTGTACCAACTGTTGCCTCCTTACTGAGTCCTCTGATCGACAGGTCGTAAACCACTTCCTCAATTTTCTTGACGTCGTATTTCAGGCCATCGTAGCGTTTCCTCAGGGAGTCGTTCTTCAGGTTGAGGAGGCGGAAGCCAGAATCCAGCTCGTTGATAAAGGTTGAGATGCGGAGAGGGCGAGAATAGTCCCCAGCTGTGACACTgttcactgccagcctggcctgCGAGAGGAGACACCAAGAGCACAGCACCCACATCACATCACAGTCCCCATCAGCTACTGTACCAAATGAAGCACTTGTGTTCCTGGCAGATTATCTGTACATAGATATACCTTTCTGTTGAGCATACTTCTGGATTTTCAATCAAATTACTAGTTTAAATCTTAAAAAGTATCACTGAAGAACATGCAGAGAAGCATCTTGCTACAAGTTCAGATCAAGGTGTTGTGTATCATAACCATCAGGAACAACTCGGGAAAGCTAAAAAACACATTACTTCAATTTTCAAGGTCAGTTTCAAACCAAAAATACATGCATACATATCCTGCTTACCAGCTCACTGGCCAGAGTTAATACACCAGAAAGATAATCTTCAATGTCCAGGTGAAAGCCCCGTTCTCGATCAGCTTcaactgagaaaaaaacagagcagtGGCGAGATGGTGCTGAGCATGAGCAAACCCAGCCACCTTaaattgcattttgaaataTCAAATTTATGAAATACTATTACAAAATAAAAGTCAGCCTTTTCCTGTATGTGATGTAATTACAGCCTCTCTGTTCTTGATTCAGCATCTTGTGCATCCTCAACTGCACATCCAACAGATTAACTAGATTTACATCTATATACAGAATgtattttccttgctttttccaaatattttgctCTGTGAAGATACAATTTTTTCATGGCAAGAATTCAATCTGTTTTACACACTTTTCAGATACCAAAAGCAAGAAGTTAGAGAAACAAGCTCTCATCTTTGTGTCATACTTTTGGTGCTTTTACACACTTTGAATGAATGACCTTCATTGATGAAGAACTTATTAATGAATAAATACTTTTGTTAACATTAGGTTTTCCAATTTCCATCTTCTGAGAAGCTATTGTTTATATAATGAAATCAAATACCAGATAAACTCTGGAACTGATTTCTGAGGAAGAAATTAAGTTCTGCCGTTTCCCTGCACCTCTGAAAGCTACAATGTCTAAGGTCACAAGCTATTTCTCTTTGGTTACAACATTAACTTACTCCCAAGTATTTCTGCAACAGCTTCTCGGGTCACTAATGTTTCTGACTCCAAGTAGACTACGAATGCTGCCAGGAACACCAGCCGCTGCAGCACAAACCTCCAGTGCTCATGAAACCTGCAGAAAAAAGACCAGGTCAAGGTATAAGTAATTAATGTTTATTACTGGAGCGTTAGGCAACAAGCACACATTATGTGTGTGTTGTGTTTTCTGCCTTAACACATgcattttacagtatttttggTTTATCAAAATGACAGCAGCTAAAAGACATCTCCTTGGTACTCCAGAACTCCACACCCAGGTTACCACACCAGACACTGACATTTGTTCACCCCTCTCACACACCTCCTCAGCTCCCACACTTTTCCAGGCTGTGTTGCCCACAGACAGCCAGAGCTTTCCCTCAGCAGATCTGAGCTGACAAGATTCTTCTTCTTTGAACTGTTCTTGCCAGGCACTGTCCCCTTCTGGCAGCAACAGAACACAAAGGTGACAACTTAATTTAGTGTCTGCAGAACTAAACAGCCATTTCATGACAGATCTAGAGCTCTGCTTCCAGGAACACCCCAAACCGAACAACTTAACTGAAATTAATGGAGCAGCAAATGCCCTGCTTCCAGATAcaagggcagctccagcagaagACCAACTTGTTAAGCTTCCCTTTTTCTGTTGTAAgaaaatttccagaaaaataattcaatacTGACTATTTTTGGTGAAAAGTTACAGTGTTTGAGCAAAAGCGTTTTTTATCTATGCTGACAAAAACCTCACTTGTCTACCAGGATTTACTTTCCAAAGAGAAAGAAGCATTCAACCCATCAACCTTTACATCATTATTCCAAAGCAATGATGCCCAAGCAATTCCCATATTGTGTGTCTGGCTGTGTGACTCTGCACACCTGTAATACTGATCAGCAGGAAACTTGGTCTTCAGAGACTCCATCTGTGTCCTCACTGTACCAAAGTGCTCACGAGCCTTCTGACACTTCTTTggaactgaaaaagaaacagcacaGCATTCAGGGAACGAAATACACTCAGGAAATGTATATTTGACAAGCAGCAGGGTTTTGTAAACAAACCCAGTTTATTGTTCCCCAGTGTAGATAGCACTATTTACACTTCTTTCTTGTTCAAGAAAGGCTGCTGACACTTGGAATCAATCTGAGAAATATTCCTGGTGACACCATGAGCCATAGAGGTAAAGCAGAAAGACTCTGGAATTCGAGGTTGTCTGATCTGCTCTGGGCCTTTGTTTTGAACTTGAGCCAAGATATTCCAGCAACAGCCAGATCCCGAGCAATGGAAcagcactgcacacagcagctggCCCCAAAGGAAGcacacaccaggcactgctgccagACAACTCTCACAgtcaaaggaaaagcaacttttctttctctatattaaaaaattatcctattttttttttctaatccatCAGAATTCGGTTACATGAGGTGCAGTATCCCTTCAGAAAACTgcatttcc
It encodes:
- the TSN gene encoding translin; the encoded protein is MASPAAMLPPAAGSASLPRAAPRARTPSPSNGPGGAPGARPEARTRTRARPGRESRPASDQPRPRGDQRSLGTLQPPLRPLLAAPAAQAVAGQPGAARQARKARGAGSGGAMSVSEMFAALQAALGQDQDIREEIRKVVQALEQTAREMLTLLQGVHQGPGFQHIPKKCQKAREHFGTVRTQMESLKTKFPADQYYRFHEHWRFVLQRLVFLAAFVVYLESETLVTREAVAEILGIEADRERGFHLDIEDYLSGVLTLASELARLAVNSVTAGDYSRPLRISTFINELDSGFRLLNLKNDSLRKRYDGLKYDVKKIEEVVYDLSIRGLSKEATVGTGGEK